A genomic stretch from Pirellulales bacterium includes:
- a CDS encoding helix-turn-helix transcriptional regulator, with product MKTIDAIFENSPHSLDDLAAACGLAEERVAAILDGRWLPNPGERAALAAALGVDVAQVSWGHTMNPRNVRYHRYGLKEDFRRAAGDSDAAPS from the coding sequence ATGAAGACCATCGACGCCATCTTTGAGAATTCCCCCCACTCGCTCGACGATCTTGCCGCCGCATGCGGTTTGGCGGAGGAACGCGTCGCCGCGATCCTCGACGGCCGGTGGCTCCCCAACCCCGGCGAGCGCGCCGCGCTGGCCGCCGCGTTGGGCGTCGACGTCGCCCAAGTCAGTTGGGGTCACACGATGAACCCCCGCAACGTCCGTTATCACCGGTACGGACTCAAGGAAGATTTTCGCCGCGCGGCAGGGGACTCTGACGCGGCGCCGTCATGA
- a CDS encoding 2-oxoacid:acceptor oxidoreductase family protein produces MATDSIDRVTDVPEFDPAGGKYQYPGIPTTCDGAEAVVWVETRISQGSGAFPITSSTTMGGGFNAAVAAGQPNLWGDQLVFVEPESEHSSATFCEGFAIAGGRVTNFTSGQGLVLMKEVLYTIAGKRLPAVFNIGARALTSHSLNVHAGHDDVMSVADVGWGMLLARNAQEACDLCLIARRAAEASHTPFFNVQDGFLTTHTVESAKLPELEFMKEFVGKPEDRLMNLMDPANPIMSGVVQNQDSYMKGKIAQRWYYDQVAPALQEAFDEFARATGRRYGMVDAYRCADAEYILVGMGCFMETAQATVDYLRNRKGIKAGCLNVYCFRPFPAEQIVAALKDCVAFSVLERMDDPLSTTGNHLAREIKAAFCDALIGQNSLEKVERIPRIYAGCGGLGSRDVRAGDILAIFDNMRHDTQDVFCVGVKHKLALDVTEDPDLRPPGAFSMRGHSVGGFGSVTTNKVIATIAGQVFGKDVQAYPKYGSEKKGLPTTYYLTIADSHIATHSELEAVELVVLNDTNAMFSGNPLAGMVDGGAIFMQSPYENPVDVWARIPEQHKNTIRQKRLRVYFADMVKIAREVASVADLEMRMQGIVLLGAFLKLTPYAKSSGMSDAQVYEGVEKALRKYFGKRGEQVVQDNLACVKRGYEEMQEVSRGLME; encoded by the coding sequence ATGGCCACCGACTCGATTGATCGCGTCACCGACGTCCCCGAGTTCGACCCCGCGGGGGGGAAGTACCAGTACCCGGGCATCCCCACGACCTGCGACGGGGCCGAGGCGGTCGTCTGGGTCGAGACCCGCATCTCGCAGGGCTCGGGCGCCTTTCCGATCACCAGCAGCACGACGATGGGGGGCGGGTTCAACGCCGCGGTCGCCGCGGGACAGCCGAACCTGTGGGGAGATCAACTGGTGTTCGTCGAGCCGGAGAGCGAGCACTCCTCGGCGACGTTTTGCGAGGGGTTCGCCATCGCGGGGGGACGGGTCACGAACTTCACCTCCGGGCAAGGCTTGGTCCTGATGAAGGAGGTGCTGTACACGATCGCCGGCAAGCGCTTGCCGGCGGTGTTCAACATCGGCGCCCGGGCTCTGACCAGCCACAGCTTGAACGTCCACGCCGGGCACGACGACGTGATGAGCGTCGCCGACGTCGGCTGGGGAATGCTGCTGGCCCGCAACGCCCAGGAGGCGTGCGACCTGTGCCTCATCGCCCGCCGCGCGGCCGAGGCCTCGCATACGCCGTTTTTCAACGTCCAGGACGGATTTCTCACGACCCACACCGTGGAAAGCGCGAAGCTCCCCGAACTGGAATTCATGAAGGAGTTCGTCGGCAAGCCCGAAGATCGCCTGATGAATCTCATGGACCCGGCCAACCCGATCATGTCGGGGGTCGTGCAGAACCAAGACTCGTACATGAAGGGCAAGATCGCCCAACGGTGGTACTACGACCAAGTCGCCCCCGCGCTGCAGGAGGCGTTCGACGAATTCGCCCGCGCCACGGGTCGACGATACGGCATGGTCGATGCGTACCGCTGCGCCGACGCCGAGTACATCCTGGTCGGCATGGGCTGCTTCATGGAGACCGCCCAGGCGACGGTCGACTATCTGCGCAATCGCAAGGGGATCAAGGCGGGGTGCCTCAACGTCTACTGCTTCCGCCCCTTCCCGGCCGAGCAGATCGTCGCGGCGCTGAAGGACTGCGTCGCGTTCTCGGTGCTCGAGCGGATGGACGACCCGTTGTCGACGACCGGCAACCATCTGGCGCGCGAGATCAAAGCCGCGTTCTGCGACGCGCTGATCGGGCAGAACAGTCTGGAGAAGGTCGAGCGGATCCCGCGGATCTACGCCGGCTGCGGCGGGCTGGGGAGTCGCGACGTTCGCGCGGGAGACATTCTGGCGATCTTCGACAACATGCGCCACGACACGCAGGACGTGTTCTGCGTCGGCGTCAAGCACAAGCTGGCCCTCGACGTGACCGAGGACCCCGACCTGCGGCCCCCCGGGGCGTTCTCGATGCGCGGGCACTCGGTCGGCGGGTTCGGATCGGTGACCACCAACAAGGTCATCGCGACGATCGCCGGGCAGGTGTTCGGCAAGGACGTGCAGGCGTATCCCAAGTACGGTTCGGAGAAGAAGGGGCTGCCGACCACGTATTACCTGACGATCGCCGACTCGCACATCGCGACCCACAGCGAACTCGAAGCGGTCGAACTCGTGGTGCTCAACGACACCAACGCGATGTTCAGCGGCAATCCGCTCGCGGGGATGGTCGACGGCGGGGCGATCTTCATGCAGAGCCCGTACGAAAACCCCGTGGACGTATGGGCCCGGATTCCCGAGCAGCACAAGAACACGATCCGGCAGAAGCGGCTGCGGGTGTATTTCGCCGACATGGTGAAGATCGCCCGCGAAGTGGCCTCGGTGGCCGACCTCGAGATGCGAATGCAGGGGATCGTGCTGTTGGGGGCGTTCTTGAAGCTGACCCCCTACGCCAAGTCGTCGGGGATGAGCGACGCCCAAGTTTACGAAGGGGTCGAAAAGGCCCTCCGCAAGTACTTCGGCAAACGGGGCGAGCAAGTCGTCCAGGACAACCTCGCCTGCGTGAAGCGCGGGTACGAGGAAATGCAGGAAGTGTCGCGAGGACTCATGGAATGA